A single region of the Kryptolebias marmoratus isolate JLee-2015 linkage group LG10, ASM164957v2, whole genome shotgun sequence genome encodes:
- the LOC108234299 gene encoding glutathione-specific gamma-glutamylcyclotransferase 1-like — protein MKPQDLIREKNNLWIFGYGSLVWKPGFAYKRSKVGYIKGYKRRFWHGDDFHRGDKEKPGRVVTLVADQEASTWGVAYEVPESQVEQSLQYLNVREVLLGGYATEMVEFIPKEKSQDPLPALVYIATSDNPIYLGPASDKEIAAQISICSGNTGHNIEYLLRLAEFMRLYCQGVEDEHLFSIEAAVKKIFHDCGGIKLQDQKSMGAFEGLHTALLM, from the exons ATGAAACCTCAGGACCTGATCAGGGAAAAGAACAACCTCTGGATATTTGGATATGGCTCCTTAGTGTGGAAACCTGGGTTTGCttataaaagaagcaaagttgGTTACATTAAAGGATACAAGAGAAGGTTCTGGCATGGGGATGATTTTCACCGAGGGGACAAGGAAAAG CCAGGCAGAGTTGTCACACTTGTAGCAGATCAGGAG GCTTCCACGTGGGGGGTTGCTTACGAAGTGCCCGAGTCACAGGTCGAACAGTCACTCCAGTATCTGAACGTGAGAGAGGTGTTGTTGGGAGGTTACGCCACAGAAATGGTGGAGTTCATTCCCAAAGAGAAGAGCCAGGACCCCCTGCCGGCTCTGGTCTACATTGCTACCTCTGACAACCCCATCTATCTCGGCCCGGCTTCGGACAAGGAGATCGCCGCCCAGATCTCCATCTGCAGCGGCAACACGGGCCACAATATTGAATACCTGCTCCGGCTCGCAGAGTTTATGAGGCTCTACTGTCAAGGGGTGGAGGACGAGCACCTTTTTTCAATCGAGGCAGCTGTTAAAAAGATTTTCCACGACTGTGGCGGGATCAAACTCCAAGACCAAAAATCCATGGGAGCTTTTGAAGGCCTGCACACAGCACTTCTTATGTAA
- the LOC108232927 gene encoding delta-like protein 4, with translation MADWFTSIIAIVMISFTQVLGSSVFEIDLHHFQNSKGLLANGRSCSMGGCRTFFTVCLKNFQTEVSPGRCIFGRASTPVLGTDSFSIQQDARLRLPLSFTWPGAFSLVIEAWFSPAAEQPEDPSNPDLLIESFAIQSQLGIGPEWSQDVQVGTQTELRYSYRIICKENYYGDTCSKICTPRDDHFGHYTCKPDGDIDCLPGWKGEYCQEPICLEGCNASNGTCTVPGECKCREGWQGLFCDVCKLHPSCKHGTCKEPHQCTCKEGWGGIFCDQDLNYCTNHKPCANGATCLNTGEGSYTCACLPGFTGANCDSEVKECDSEPCLNGGRCLDSENGYMCACLKGFEGPHCEHKILTCADRPCFHGGQCNERDNGHSYICECPAGYTGLNCEKKMDKCTSLQCSNGGHCVVHGNSRSCSCRSGFTGLRCEINIDECARNPCANGSTCIDRINDYTCTCPPGYTGRHCDRPTNRCASQPCLNGGTCTSGPAGKPTCSCSAPYSGPQCQDGDQRSANTPSPNRGLESSEKLNLVAISLGVGLVVVLVFLCMAAVVIRNRKKQKNKEQDSKTMNNLSKADFQKENLISTVELKNTNKNVDLEVDCPTEKLNHKFINHYHLDYTSSMRYKDELSPLDKDENCEKTIEDNKHLSRMYSERPECRISTICSSRDSIYQSVFVVAEEKNECIIATEV, from the exons ATGGCCGATTGGTTCACCTCTATCATCGCAATAGTTATGATATCATTCACTCAG gttttgggATCAAGCGTGTTCGAGATAGATCTCCATCATTTTCAGAATTCCAAAGGTTTGCTGGCAAACGGGCGCAGCTGCAGCATGGGCGGCTGCAGGACTTTTTTCACGGTTTGTCTGAAGAACTTCCAGACAGAGGTGTCCCCTGGGAGGTGTATTTTCGGCCGGGCGAGCACACCTGTGCTGGGCACCGACTCGTTCAGCATCCAGCAGGACGCGAGGCTGCGCCTGCCGCTCAGCTTCACCTGGCCG GGTGCTTTCTCGTTAGTTATCGAAGCCTGGTTTTCTCCTGCAGCGGAGCAGCCTGAAG ATCCCAGCAACCCCGACCTGCTCATTGAGTCATTTGCCATCCAAAGCCAGCTGGGAATAGGGCCCGAGTGGTCCCAGGATGTGCAGGTCGGCACGCAGACGGAGCTCAGGTACTCATACCGGATCATCTGCAAGGAAAACTACTACGGGGACACCTGTTCCAAAATATGCACACCGAGGGACGACCATTTTGGCCACTACACCTGCAAACCTGACGGAGACATCGACTGTCTGCCTGGATGGAAAGGAGAATACTGCCAAGAAC CAATCTGTCTTGAAGGCTGCAATGCCAGTAATGGAACCTGCACAGTCCCGGGAGAATGCAA ATGCAGAGAGGGCTGGCAGGGACTCTTTTGTGATGTGTGTAAACTCCATCCGTCCTGTAAACACGGTACCTGTAAAGAGCCGCATCAGTGCACCTGCAAGGAAGGCTGGGGAGGCATCTTTTGTGACCAAG ATCTGAACTACTGCACCAATCACAAACCCTGTGCCAACGGGGCCACGTGTCTGAACACAGGCGAGGGCAGCTACACCTGCGCCTGCCTGCCAGGCTTCACGGGGGCTAACTGCGACTCGGAGGTCAAGGAGTGTGACAGCGAGCCGTGCCTCAATGGAGGCCGCTGCCTG GACTCTGAGAATGGCTATATGTGTGCTTGCCTGAAGGGATTTGAAGGCCCACACTGTGAACACAAGATACTGACCTGTGCAGACAGACCATGCTTCCATGGAGGCCAGTGCAACGAGAGGGATAACGGCCATAGTTACATATGCGAGTGTCCAGCTGGATACACTGGACTCAACTGTGAGAAGAAAATGGACAAATGTACCTCACTGCAATGCTCCAATG GTGGGCACTGTGTGGTTCACGGTAACAGCAGGTCGTGCAGCTGCCGCTCAGGTTTCACTGGACTGCGCTGTGAGATCAACATTGACGAGTGCGCCAGGAACCCATGTGCAAATGGCTCCACCTGCATAGACCGGATCAACGACTACACCTGCACCTGCCCACCAGGTTACACGGGCCGCCACTGCGACAGACCCACAAACCGCTGCGCCTCTCAGCCCTGCCTCAATGGTGGGACCTGCACCAGCGGACCGGCAGGGAAGCCCACCTGCAGCTGCTCTGCCCCCTACAGCGGCCCCCAGTGCCAGGACGGAGATCAGCGATCAGCCAACACCCCCAGCCCCAACAGAGGCTTGGAGTCAAGCGAAAAGCTGAACTTGGTGGCCATCAGCTTGGGTGTTGGCCTGGTGGTCGTTCTGGTGTTCCTCTGCATGGCGGCAGTGGTCATACGTAaccgaaaaaaacaaaagaacaaggaGCAGGACTCTAAAACAATGAACAATCTTTCCAAGGCGGACTTTCAGAAAGAGAACCTTATCTCGACCGTTGAACTCAAGAACACAAATAAGAATGTTGACTTGGAGGTGGACTGTCCTACAGAAAAGTTGAATCATAAGTTTATCAACCACTATCACCTGGACTATACATCCTCCATGAGGTACAAGGACGAACTGTCCCCTTTGGACAAAGATGAAAACTGTGAAAAGACAATAGAAGACAATAAGCATTTGAGTAGAATGTACAG TGAAAGGCCCGAGTGTAGAATATCAACAATATGCTCCTCTAGAGATTCAATCTATCAGTCGGTTTTTGTTGTagcagaggagaaaaatgaaTGCATCATTGCAACTGAG GTATAA